The genomic stretch TCCCAACTCAAGCTTTGAACTTTGCTTTCAAAGATAAATTCAAGGCCATGTTTGGTttcaaaaaagatgaaaacTACTGGAAATGGTTTGCTGGTAACTTGGCTTCTGGTGGTTTGGCTGGTGCCACCTCTTTGGCTTTTGTCTACTCTTTAGATTACGCTAGAACTAGATTGGCTAACGATGCTAAATCTTCTAAAGGTGACGGTAAAAGAGAATTCAATGGTTTAGTTGATGTTTACAAAAAGACTTTGGCTTCCGATGGTATTGCTGGTTTGTACAGAGGTTTCGGTCCATCTGTCAttggtattgttgtttaCAGAGGTTTATACTTTGGTTTGTACGATTCCTTGAAACCAGTTGTCTTGGTTGGTCCATTGGAAGGTTCTTTCTTGGCTTCTTTCTTGTTAGGTTGGGCTGTTACTACTGGTGCTTCTACTGCTTCTTACCCATTAGATACCgttagaagaagaatgaTGATGACTTCTGGTCAAGCCGTCAAATACGATGGTGCCTTGGACTGTTTCAGAAAAGTTGTCGCCGCTGAAGGTGTCGGTTCTTTGTTCAAAGGTTGTGGTGCTAACATCTTGAGAGGTGTTGCCGGTGCTGGTGTCATCTCCTTGTACGATCAATTGCAAGTTATCTTGTTCGGtaagaaattcaaataaataatttaacctgtatttgatttgatttgatttgatctGTTGTGATTCAATTCGAATGtgttgaatatttttttatatttatatatttttatttaactTATATATagtttaaattttttattttatttcatttatttatcaaaaaccacctattttcaaatattgattgatgatattttcGATGAGTTGGGACAACTATTTAcaacatttatttttggtcGTGAAAATTGGGTCATCGGGCAAAACTGGAACAGACCCCAACCCTACCCAAAagaatttttcttttttttttgtgattTTTCTTGCGTTgtactttttattttgtaatgTAACCTATTTAACTCATCCTccaatcaaattcaaccaTATTGTGCAATTAGTTATAGCATCActatttgattgattagACTTTTGGACTTCTAACATCATTTTAAAGCAGAGTATTTTCTATTCA from Candida albicans SC5314 chromosome 5, complete sequence encodes the following:
- the PET9 gene encoding ADP/ATP carrier protein (Mitochondrial ADP/ATP carrier protein involved in ATP biosynthesis; possible lipid raft component; 3 predicted transmembrane helices; flucytosine induced; ketoconazole-induced; downregulated by Efg1p), with the protein product MVDSNFFVDFMMGGVSAAVSKTAAAPIERVKLLIQNQDEMIKQGRLEKRYTGIVDCFKRTAADEGVVSFWRGNTANVIRYFPTQALNFAFKDKFKAMFGFKKDENYWKWFAGNLASGGLAGATSLAFVYSLDYARTRLANDAKSSKGDGKREFNGLVDVYKKTLASDGIAGLYRGFGPSVIGIVVYRGLYFGLYDSLKPVVLVGPLEGSFLASFLLGWAVTTGASTASYPLDTVRRRMMMTSGQAVKYDGALDCFRKVVAAEGVGSLFKGCGANILRGVAGAGVISLYDQLQVILFGKKFK